The following proteins are co-located in the Leptidea sinapis chromosome 30, ilLepSina1.1, whole genome shotgun sequence genome:
- the LOC126973925 gene encoding sarcoplasmic calcium-binding protein, alpha chain yields MAYSWDNRVSFVVRYLYDIDNNGYLDSHDFQCLALRSCILEGKGDCSAARLQKYQHIMLSLWEEITELADFDKNGVVSVDEFKQAVKSSCVGKKYQDFPQALKAFIEANFRMIDINEDGVMGVEEFRYDCIQRMVVEDVKSIDDAYNTLLNDDDRRKGGLTLARYQDLFAQFLSDQNDNCPANMLFGPLEQ; encoded by the exons ATATCGACAACAATGGGTACTTGGATTCCCACGACTTCCAGTGCCTGGCACTGCGCTCCTGCATCCTAGAAGGCAAAGGAGACTGCAGTGCGGCCCGTCTACAGAAATACCAGCACATTATGCTCAGCCTGTGGGAAGAAATCACAGAACTTGCAGACTTTGACAAG AATGGCGTCGTGTCGGTGGATGAATTCAAACAGGCTGTGAAAAGCTCCTGCGTCGGCAAAAAGTACCAAGATTTTCCACAAGCACTCAAAGCATTTATAGAGGCAAATTTCCGTATGATTGACATTAACGAAGATGGAGTGATGGGGGTCGAGGAGTTCCGTTATGACTGCATCCAACGTATGGTCGTAGAAGACGTCAAATCTATTGACGATGCCTACAATACACTTTTAAAT gATGACGACCGAAGAAAAGGTGGCCTCACATTAGCGCGGTATCAAGATCTCTTCGCCCAGTTCCTCAGTGACCAAAATGACAACTGCCCAGCCAATATGCTGTTCGGACCTTTAGAGCAATAA